A DNA window from Solanum lycopersicum chromosome 3, SLM_r2.1 contains the following coding sequences:
- the LOC101247419 gene encoding uncharacterized protein, which yields MSKAFASNTLVPPWNSSEQPLIPSHSQFHFKPTTRRHLITSISIIMTPLLASDPFSPFPLPVSHARGLFQMPPFRLSNRYFLVRAGESEYESLGLINTNPVAKTSVDNGLSEKGKKQTVRAAFDLKEMRACDENCWIWPSITQRAYQAAEIIAAVNGVNRSHIVPEYSFLDARGLGAYEGKSLDTLSQVYESDSLSPNIKPPPTDDGTPNESVSDVFVRVTQVMSILETQYSEDTVIIVSPDSDNLTVLQAGLTGLDLRRHRDLSFGPGEVRFVDASSIPTYKQPASTVYKCLNPPSCT from the exons ATGTCAAAAGCTTTTGCCTCCAACACACTTGTTCCGCCATGGAATTCCTCTGAGCAACCATTAATCCCCTCTCATTCCCAATTCCACTTCAAACCCACCACCCGCCGTCACCTTATCACCTCAATTTCCATCATTATGACTCCATTGTTGGCTAGTGATCCATTTAGCCCCTTTCCATTGCCAGTGTCCCATGCTCGTGGGCTTTTTCAAATGCCCCCTTTTCGCCTCTCTAACAG GTACTTTTTAGTGAGAGCAGGGGAATCGGAATATGAGAGTCTGGGGCTGATTAATACTAACCCAGTAGCCAAAACATCGGTAGATAATGGCTTGTCTGAAAAGGGGAAGAAACAGACAGTTAGGGCGGCGTTTGATTTGAAGGAAATGAGGGCTTGTGATGAAAATTGTTGGATTTGGCCTTCAATCACTCAGAGGGCTTATCAGGCTGCTGAGATTATCGCTGCTGTTAATGGTGTTAACCGAAG CCATATAGTTCCTGAATATAGCTTTCTCGATGCTCGTGGATTGGGGGCATATGAAGGAAAAAGTTTGGATACTTTATCTCAA GTGTATGAATCAGATAGCCTTTCTCCGAACATAAAGCCACCCCCTACTGATGATGGAACCCCCAATGAGAGTGTTTCGGATGTCTTTGTCCGTGTAACACAAGTTATGTCGATTCTTGAGACTCAATACTCTGAGGACACAGTCATCATAGTCTCACCAGATTCTGATAACTTGACAGTTCTGCAAGCTGGTTTAACAGGGCTTGATCTTCGAAG GCACAGGGATCTTTCTTTTGGGCCAGGTGAAGTTAGATTTGTTGACGCTAGCAGCATACCTACCTATAAGCAACCTGCATCCACAGTTTATAAGTGCTTAAACCCCCCTAGCTGTACATGA